In Daphnia pulicaria isolate SC F1-1A chromosome 9, SC_F0-13Bv2, whole genome shotgun sequence, the genomic stretch CGCCACCTTGTGGACATCAATTGGATTGCTTGCTTGCTGACAGCACGCAGCAGCTAAATTTGAATTCGTCACGCCTTTCACTAACTGGCACGAAATGAGTCAAGTGAGGATGAATACCAGATTACTCAAACAGCTTTCCCTATGAGACAACACAGAAATTATTAACTTGGCTATTTCCGATCATTTTCCGTAActttttcaacataaaaatctATAATAGTAACAAAAAGTATGGGGGTTTAagacaacaaataataatattaaaatgaatacagttaaaaaattattaaaaaattattggagttctattgtcgcgaTACAGCCAATGAGTTCTAAAATTTAAGTAACTTACCAACATTATTtaagtgaaatgaaaatgtactTGATTTTGGTTGACCAGCAGTATAAGCCGTTACaaattattataagagaagGATGGTGGGGTGGATCGCtgatttcgtttttctctACACTCTAGCTACATTATTGTCACTcggcaaaatttgaaaatggcaaTTATTTTGCGATGAAAGGTAGATTTCACTACATGCAAGCTGCTTAGACGACAGATCGTTTACAAGTTGAGCTTCTCTTTCCTTTCGGACTTTACGCGCGCTTACTCCGGCGTTCGAATGGTAATACGAAACGGTGGTGAACTTCAGAGGAACTTGTTGctgaaaaattggaaatttattaaaccccattggtttttttttaagtgaattTGTAAACTTACGTCTGGCAAAATATTTTCGATGATTTCAGCGAAGGTGGGTCGTTTATTCGGTTGAAACTGCCAACAGCTTTCCATAAGATTAAACAGTCTGTCTGGGCAACCTTCCGGCCGTTGCAAAACTCCGCCAGCCTTCACGTACTCGAGAACCTGGTCATTAGTCAAATCCTGATGGGGATGCGATGCGAGAGTTGCTATTTCCCACAACACGACGCCAAAACTCCAGACATCACATTGGGAGGTATAGAAAACATCACATAGTGACTCGGGTGCCATCCATCGAATGGGAAGGAGTTCAATTTCTTCGTTCATTTTATAATAACCTTCTTCAGAAATTTCTCTTGTCAACCTAAAACCGCCAATCTTGACGGTAAGATCACTGGCCACCATGCAATCTTGTGCAATCAAACTGCGATGGACGTACTTGTTTTCCGACAGATACATCATGCCATCGGCAATTTCGATCGCCATCTTCAACATGGACTGAAATTATTCAACGAAATTCATTAAGCAATGAAGATTATAAGATGATGGTCTAATACCTTAAGGGTAAGCGGTTGACGACCTTTACTGGCGTATTCTTCGTGATCGGGACGATGGGAACGTAAAAAGGATTTCAAGTCTCCATTATCCATTAACTCCATGACGATCAACATCGGCTGGTTTATAGTGACGACTCCCAAAAGTTGGACGACGTGGTGAGCGTTCAAGTTCCTATGGTAATTGTATCAAATgttatctaaaaataaatacagtTGAAATTAAATGACAGTTTAGTTATTACTTGATgacaagatttttttcttcaagtaaTTCAATGTGCTCCTTGACGATGGCTCTTGGAATGACCATTTTAACGGCACATTTGACTTCCGGCTGTTTGGGCACTGTGTTACGCAACAGGCCTTCGTAGAGAATACCGAAAGAGCCCTTACCCATTTCACGGATGAAGACGACATTATCTCGTGCTACTTCCCATTCTTTGGGGACTTTTTCTTTAACCAATCAGAATTGTGATTACAAAAATTACGAAAATAcaataaacaattttaaattactGCGATGATCTCGATTTCCTAAGACAGTTCCGTAGTTTTTCCTGGTCTTTTTGTGCTTTACCAAGTATCGAATGGCAAAACCCAACAATATTAATACAAAACTGACGAGGATAAATATGCCGGATATCAAACCAAGGTCAAATCCGTTAACATTTCCCTGTTTGTTAACAAATGACGCTGGGaattaaaagtaaatttttgacaatgagagaaaataaaacacacctCGATAAGGAAGCAAAATTCCTTCGTAGGTTTTCCTGTTCCGGCCAATGAAACCGCTCGAACTTGAACGCAATAGTTGCCCGGTAATAGATTGGTCATTATTTTAGTCCTTTGGCTATTTTCAAAGTCCTTCCGGCGAATGCATTCTTTAACAATTTGGTCCTTTAAGAGACATGTTGATAAATATATTATTCGACctcataaaaatataataagacTTGCGTTGTCTGATCGTCTGTACTCCAGTAGATATTTTATAACAAGTCCGTTGGGATCCTCCGGTTCATGCCAACCGATTTTTATTGATGGAGACGTGTAATTCGATTCGTATCTCACTATCCCACCAACGATATCATCCTCAAAATCTGTTTCAAATAGAAAAGCCAAAATTAACAAGTAATTCACGGTAATGATGTGCGAATTAAAACATACCACTCTTTTTGGTGCGAAGGGAAGTCATAGCAGCTGTCGGACTACATAGGGTCCTATTCCTGACGGGATCGTGATCATGACAAGCCATCACCTGTATGGTATATTCGGCGTAGTGTCGTACACCGACCACAGTGTAACTCGTACCCGTCACTTTTTGATAAAATGTGATCAACCGATTATTGCCATCGTACATGTTCGAATGATTTTCACCGGCCGCAATTCCAATTGCTTGGTCGTGAGAAGAAGTAATTGTGTGATCGGGGAATTCGTCTATGACGTGGTTTTCATGATCTCCAGTTTCAGTAGTCGTGCCCACATGTCGTTTCCTTCTACCGAGTACACTGCACATAAAACGAAATATTAATTGTATTTCCATTACcgaaaaagtaagaaaagagACTTACACGGGGTCTCTGGTATAGATTTTATCATGAAGATAGTTTTCGAATTCCGTTTTGAATATTTGTTccatttctaatttttcttttgatttgggTTCTAAAgcctttggtttctttttattgtcgCTCACTGAAGGAACAGCatctattaaaaattttaaaaattttaccaatTTCAACCAATTGTACGGCAGTGAAAATGTTTACGTTCAGGGCAAGAATCGAGACTGTCATAATAGTCTTGGTCGTCTTTACTCCAACTGCCAGTGACGATGTAATGCGTCACAATCCCGTTTGGATTAAGTGGTGGTTTCCATTCAATAAGAAGTTCAGAGCTGGAATTAGAATAGGCTCTCAAATCCTCCGGTTGATCGGgttctaaaagaaaatgatccaTCAAATCCatgtaaaattatttctcCTAAACTACCGAATACAGTATACTATTCATTTACCTGCTGGACTTGTTCTTTCGTATAGAATTGGGCTACGTGCGCCAATTCGTTTGTCAGTTTGAAGAAGCTCTACTGTGAAAGTCTCTACAAAGACGGCGTATCGAGTGTAAGGcttgagataaaaaataaaggtcATTTCGTTCTCTTCGGGTTCAGCGTCATGATAAGCAGCGACATCAATTGTGGTCCAcctgttaaaaaaacaaaaaaacatgagTGACTAAAATCGTAAACATAATCAACTCATTAAACGTACCCGGTAACACCACAAGCGTCAAGATGGTCAAAGTAAGAGACGTTTTTATAAGGCGCCTCAATGTATGAGATTACATAACCTAATAACTGACGTTTGTCAGCCAATGTCGCTCCAAAATTGTTCCAACTTAATAGCATGCTTTTGTCCGACTTGTGAACAATAGTGACGTTGAGAACTTTTTTGTCACAAGTCGCTTTATCGCCATTGGACCAAGGCGAAATGTCAACGTCTGAATGCTTAACAGACAAAGTTCCTGGTACGGTACTTGAGTTGACCAGTTCTTCTATTAAATTCAAACATAACTTGGGATTGAAATGGAATAACATCTTTTTATGGATCGTCAAATTCTGTGTCTTGGGCCATAGATTCTGCAAGTTTTGATTATTCTGAACAATCAACGCGTATCTGCAAAAAAGCCATTATAATATTAACATTTGATAACTGTGCAACTTCATTGGTTGGCACTTACTCGTCGTCGAAATTTTTGCTCCCACTGGAATGTATCGTTTCCGGTTTCCCGGTAATGGTCCTGAGACTCTTGAAGAAACTGAGCGACAAGATGGGAAAGGAGCGCGTGATTTTGAGAACTCCTTTAATCACTTCGATGCTGCCGAGACTCCTTTCCAGTTCCTGGATGATGTTGTCGCCTCCTTTGATAAGCATTTCCAGGTCGCCATCGATTGTTGTGCATCCACGCAACTTTTGGACCGTTTCGATGTTGCTAACGAACAATCCATGGCACACCTTCGGACAAGTGCCTAATCGTAATCGAATAATAGAGAAACTGAGATAATTATCGGTAAGCCAACTATGGAGAAGTTTACCTTGACAGGGAACGCAGGTAAAATAATGTAGAGTATCATTGTGATGTCTTTTTTGTTCCTGAAAGCCAGGCGGACATTCctggatttaaatgaacagTCATTTAACaattaatcaatcaattcgATGCAATAGTTTAATGCATCACAAGAATTTACAGCCGGAAATTCCATTACTTACCAAGATGCATTCCCCCGACTCAGCAAAGACCTTCCAATTCTTTTTGACGTACGGATATACCTGGACAGATTGGCGTGGGGGTAGCATGGTGATGCACTCGACGTCGGTGACGCATCGTCGCTCCATAAACTaaacacaaagaaaagaagaacattTATTTAAGTTACGGCGATCTCATCAAATCTAGTCGATTTCTAACAATAGTTCCAAATAACCAATTAGCGACGGCGGATTGTGAGCCCGGTCAACAATTGAAACTATGAACGagggcaaaagaaaaagattcctGGAAGATGAGATTTCTTACCAAAAAATAACCAGGAGGACAGGCGGATCGGCATTCGCCGTTGTGGATGACGTGTTTGCAAACGTCGCACTGGTTGCTCTGACCACCACTGCACCCGCCGGCGCACTCCTCGTGACAGCAGAGCATTTCGGACGGACGCCCAACTTCTGTTGTCATCACGCTGCACGCTCTACTGACGCCCTGACCGCATTGGTCGCACACTATCAACGATTGTTAAAAATTGAATGGAATATTACAGATATTTGTTAGGCGATTAATTGACCTTTCTGGCACTCGTCGTTGTTCCAACAAAGTTTCTGGCCATCTCCACCGGCTGGGCAACGATCCTGGCATTTTGGGCATTCACTGATCTTTCCATTATCCTATAAACAGAAAGAATAGAACAACCATTTTTTATCAGATTACAACAAACTGACGTACTAACCTGGATTGAATGATAAAGGCGACCGGAATAACCAATTCGATCCCAATCGATCGATTCCACGTAGCAGAGATTTGGATTTTTCTCAATGAGGACGGATCCGCGCTGCAGTTCCGCCAACGATTTCAGTCCAATTTCCTGTTGGGTGAATCCGAGAATCACTCAAATGTTAGCGAGAAATCGACGCAAtggaaaccaaagaaaaagaaaacgaacgtACCTGTAGGTGCATGAGTTCATGAACGACGAATGAGAAATCGAAAAGGAGCTGCTGGCCGCGGATGACGGCCAAATTGGGAAACAGTTGGCCGATGGAGCGTAGGCCAAAGACGCGGTAAAAGAGCAAATAGCCCGTGATTTCCCGCAAGGCCGGGAAGCTGCGATTATTCAAGTCGCTGGCAAAGTCCAAATTTTCCATCAAAACAATGTGAAGGAAACCTTCCACCACTCGGCATCCCTCCAATTCCGAAAATTGTTGGGGGCCATTTCTAACTTCTATACTGCGACAAACTGGTTGAATcaagaaataaatcaacaaaatttaattccgGTGGAAAGTATTGTGCCCAGCATAACATTGAATGGATAAAAACGTGTCGTCAAATACttactctctttctctcgaaGAGGCTGATAGGCGTCGATGGACGAACTCAGAGGAGCGAGTATAAATGGGGCTCTAGTTTCTAAGTTCCCGGCTCTAGCTCTAGTTCTTAATCTTAAGGGTAATTGATGCATTGATGCTTCAATCACTTTAAAAAGGACCaagaaaatgatcaaattGGTAAAGGAATTGTGAAAAGCAATTCTTAATTCCGCAGACATTCTAGAATTAAATGTGCCAAGTGGTATAACATTTGGTATTTACTGGGCCCCCTTTTCTTCAATGtctagaaaataattcacagcAGTAATGAATGAGGTTCCTGCCACAACTGGTGGTTCTTCCTACCAGCCAAGGTTATTATATTGAGTCGTGGAATCAATCAAGATAGGGGATATTCATGCAAATAAGTGCCAAATATCAGATGGTTGCTTCACAGTCTCTGATTTCAACTGGACTGTTGTAAACAAGTCGATGATGTAGACTTTGCCCGAAAAACATGGGAAAACCAAGTGCCTTTGTGCATTGGACTTGAATTTCATTTGACTTAGACGTAGTCAGTTGCATCGATCAGCATTTCCGTAAATTGATTTGCTTCTCATTCTAGgaagtaaaataattaaaaaaaaacataccaTTGCTCTATGCTCTTCTGGCTGGCAACTGGAACCAGAGATATTCTATTTCTATCTCTACACGAGTTTGAAACTTTGAACTACTCAGCGATCCGAATCATCCGATCATCGACCGCTCGGAGTTCCAATAAACAACACAAATGTTGCCGCTTTGCAATAATAAATAACCACTGCGCAATGTTGACATAAAGTGGTtgtgaaatttcaatttctgcTTTCACGAAACCATGGCAACGCTTTAAATagagttttaatttaaatttatttttaccacCAACTTTATAGGCTTTTCCACTTTATTGGAGGAGGCGTGATCACATGCGGTCGCAAGAACTTGGCCGCCATTACCCATTACACTCCCGATACACAACCGACCACGAAGCACTTCTCAGGGGgatttgtgttttctttttctaaaaggGTGAAAGTGCTTTTACCGTGTAGGGAAACAGCAAAGAGGCGGGAATAAAGACCGTGAGTATAGCCATGCACTCGGTTTACTTCCGCTTGCATGACGGTTGATTGCCACGTTGCTTATGCACACAGTCAAATCGAGACAAAGTCCGTGCACAGGTATAAATATTCCAAGTTAAAGTTTCTCACATGTCGGTTGAACATTTAGAGCCCACGTGAACTTCTAACCGCGTTCGTCCATGGATTTCTAGttcaaacttatttttaacaaaagaTCTTCGGTCCTTATTACCGGCAACTGTTTGCTGGCCAGTTTGATATTAAATTCGGTTATCTGGGGCAGGGAAAAATAGTTCGGATGCATAAATGGAAAGACAGTTGCGTGCTAAAAAGTTATAGCGTGCAGATACTGCCGTGCCGAGTGTATTATTACTTTTAGTATCTTGCCACCGTACACCTTTGCTAGATTTTGCAGGCGGATAGAACATTTATTTGTAGGCCTTACATCTTTTCTTCTGTTATTGGAAGCTAAACCTGAGGTGGGACTTTGTGGGTAAACTATTTACAACTGATTCTACCCTTAATCAATTAACTTAAGCTCCtgcttttaattaatttcttcgtcttcgtccACTTCAACACTAGACTCGACATCTTCTGTCGTTCTTTTACTTATTCGTTTGATTAACGAATCTTTTTCGTCGGGGTCCGATATCAGTCGATATTGAATGGGTTCGTAATCTGATACTTCCGGATCGATTTCGATTACGGGAGAATTATCGTCAGGAATGCCAATCAAATCCTCCAAATTCAACCCTTCGATTTGTTCTTCTAGTTCATCTTCGTCACGTGCTGGTTTAATTATCACCTTCCTGGAAAATGAATAAgtaaactatttttaaaaatctgattGTCTTTGTAAATTCATAATTATAAATACTTTGGTTCAACTTCGGCGATGAGAGTTTTCAGTTTGTGTTCGAACCAATCCGATAAACTTAAATAATCGACGTAAGTGGGGAACCATAAAATGAGGCAATCTTTCTTATCGACTTGAACGGCTGATGTGGCGACAATTTCCAAATTTCGTTCGACAAATCCCTCCATCAATTTATCTATGATTAACGGATACGATCCTTGCAATGTCAACCCATCAAGCTCCCACCAGTTATCCGGCGCAGTCGTCAATAAAGCATCTGTTcacaaattaagaaaaacaattactcAACTATTTGAATGGAGAAAATGGATTCAACTTGCTGTTGTAATTCTCGTTTTCAGGTTTAACGACTGGCAAGTCGATACTGTCCCATgaaatctatttaaaaaagaagtgatatttcaaacaaaacactCAACTGTGTAAAATGTCTAATTACCGTAACCCGTTGGCGGGTTCCTTCCAGCACTTCCTTCTCTGTTTGTAATTCCTGGAACAATGTTTTCCGGATGAGTGGGGCGTTAGCGCCTCTGATCAGCACAACTGGTTCGCCAcccttattttaaaataataatccgttattccatggaaaatttgaatcaaattaaatgaTCAACTTACGGCCAAAAATAGCCAAGTTGGTTCGCTGCGGCCTCTAAACTTTTCCAGTTGGCTAATGCAATCCGCTTTTGCCTGCAAGAAGATTAAAAGTTTCAGACTCTGCACGCGCTGCACGCCATCGAGTAATAAAAGATGAAACTTACCAAGGCGCAATGAAGGAAATCATCGCCCAAGAGAAGTTTAATCTCTTTCAAGTAGGTGGCCATGGCCGTGCACGGCCCGCACCACTCGGAGTAGACGTCCACCACTGGGTGTTCATTTTAGAAGGtgaaacttttatttattgctTTTAATAAAACCTgcaattttaaatcaaataagtTACCGATAAGGCCTTGAAGTTTGGTGAGTTCCTCCCATTTCTCATCGGATGTGACTTCAATTTGCCAAATTAAATGGTCCACTTTCCTCTCCCATTCGGCCATCTTCTTCGGGACGAATGCGCTCATATCGGCCATGATGACGACAAATAAAATcacaacaatttcaatgaatcaaaaaatacTACGGACACACATCCATTGAGCGTCACAACGACTGAACGATATGACATGATTTCCTTCCGGTTTTTATACCATTTCTTCCAGTCCTATAAACTCCTCaagttaaacaaaacaaaagggaaagaagTAATCGGGTCCGTCCTACCAACATGCGCTGTATCCCAATTTAAGTTTTAGAAACCACGTACTCCATTCATccgaatttgatttttaaaattttaaatacgtACCTCGTTTGTGTAGAACGCTGCATTCCCGCTCACTCACGCACTCGTCTAGTTGACTCTGTTAAACCTCGGGCGGTTGATTGCATTTCTGATACTCGGGTTACTACCAAAACAATGTCGACGAAATGGGGAGAGTCGGAT encodes the following:
- the LOC124312810 gene encoding insulin-like peptide receptor isoform X2, whose product is MSAELRIAFHNSFTNLIIFLVLFKVIEASMHQLPLRLRTRARAGNLETRAPFILAPLSSSIDAYQPLREKEICRSIEVRNGPQQFSELEGCRVVEGFLHIVLMENLDFASDLNNRSFPALREITGYLLFYRVFGLRSIGQLFPNLAVIRGQQLLFDFSFVVHELMHLQEIGLKSLAELQRGSVLIEKNPNLCYVESIDWDRIGYSGRLYHSIQDNGKISECPKCQDRCPAGGDGQKLCWNNDECQKVCDQCGQGVSRACSVMTTEVGRPSEMLCCHEECAGGCSGGQSNQCDVCKHVIHNGECRSACPPGYFLFMERRCVTDVECITMLPPRQSVQVYPYVKKNWKVFAESGECILECPPGFQEQKRHHNDTLHYFTCVPCQGTCPKVCHGLFVSNIETVQKLRGCTTIDGDLEMLIKGGDNIIQELERSLGSIEVIKGVLKITRSFPILSLSFFKSLRTITGKPETIHSSGSKNFDDEYALIVQNNQNLQNLWPKTQNLTIHKKMLFHFNPKLCLNLIEELVNSSTVPGTLSVKHSDVDISPWSNGDKATCDKKVLNVTIVHKSDKSMLLSWNNFGATLADKRQLLGYVISYIEAPYKNVSYFDHLDACGVTGWTTIDVAAYHDAEPEENEMTFIFYLKPYTRYAVFVETFTVELLQTDKRIGARSPILYERTSPAEPDQPEDLRAYSNSSSELLIEWKPPLNPNGIVTHYIVTGSWSKDDQDYYDSLDSCPEHAVPSVSDNKKKPKALEPKSKEKLEMEQIFKTEFENYLHDKIYTRDPVVLGRRKRHVGTTTETGDHENHVIDEFPDHTITSSHDQAIGIAAGENHSNMYDGNNRLITFYQKVTGTSYTVVGVRHYAEYTIQVMACHDHDPVRNRTLCSPTAAMTSLRTKKSDFEDDIVGGIVRYESNYTSPSIKIGWHEPEDPNGLVIKYLLEYRRSDNDQIVKECIRRKDFENSQRTKIMTNLLPGNYCVQVRAVSLAGTGKPTKEFCFLIEGNVNGFDLGLISGIFILVSFVLILLGFAIRYLVKHKKTRKNYGTVLGNRDHRKKVPKEWEVARDNVVFIREMGKGSFGILYEGLLRNTVPKQPEVKCAVKMVIPRAIVKEHIELLEEKNLVIKNLNAHHVVQLLGVVTINQPMLIVMELMDNGDLKSFLRSHRPDHEEYASKGRQPLTLKSMLKMAIEIADGMMYLSENKYVHRSLIAQDCMVASDLTVKIGGFRLTREISEEGYYKMNEEIELLPIRWMAPESLCDVFYTSQCDVWSFGVVLWEIATLASHPHQDLTNDQVLEYVKAGGVLQRPEGCPDRLFNLMESCWQFQPNKRPTFAEIIENILPDQQVPLKFTTVSYYHSNAGVSARKVRKEREAQLVNDLSSKQLACSEIYLSSQNNCHFQILPSDNNVARV
- the LOC124313215 gene encoding uncharacterized protein LOC124313215 is translated as MADMSAFVPKKMAEWERKVDHLIWQIEVTSDEKWEELTKLQGLIVVDVYSEWCGPCTAMATYLKEIKLLLGDDFLHCALAKADCISQLEKFRGRSEPTWLFLAGGEPVVLIRGANAPLIRKTLFQELQTEKEVLEGTRQRVTISWDSIDLPVVKPENENYNNALLTTAPDNWWELDGLTLQGSYPLIIDKLMEGFVERNLEIVATSAVQVDKKDCLILWFPTYVDYLSLSDWFEHKLKTLIAEVEPKKVIIKPARDEDELEEQIEGLNLEDLIGIPDDNSPVIEIDPEVSDYEPIQYRLISDPDEKDSLIKRISKRTTEDVESSVEVDEDEEIN
- the LOC124312810 gene encoding insulin-like peptide receptor isoform X1, whose translation is MSAELRIAFHNSFTNLIIFLVLFKVIEASMHQLPLRLRTRARAGNLETRAPFILAPLSSSIDAYQPLREKEICRSIEVRNGPQQFSELEGCRVVEGFLHIVLMENLDFASDLNNRSFPALREITGYLLFYRVFGLRSIGQLFPNLAVIRGQQLLFDFSFVVHELMHLQEIGLKSLAELQRGSVLIEKNPNLCYVESIDWDRIGYSGRLYHSIQDNGKISECPKCQDRCPAGGDGQKLCWNNDECQKVCDQCGQGVSRACSVMTTEVGRPSEMLCCHEECAGGCSGGQSNQCDVCKHVIHNGECRSACPPGYFLFMERRCVTDVECITMLPPRQSVQVYPYVKKNWKVFAESGECILECPPGFQEQKRHHNDTLHYFTCVPCQGTCPKVCHGLFVSNIETVQKLRGCTTIDGDLEMLIKGGDNIIQELERSLGSIEVIKGVLKITRSFPILSLSFFKSLRTITGKPETIHSSGSKNFDDEYALIVQNNQNLQNLWPKTQNLTIHKKMLFHFNPKLCLNLIEELVNSSTVPGTLSVKHSDVDISPWSNGDKATCDKKVLNVTIVHKSDKSMLLSWNNFGATLADKRQLLGYVISYIEAPYKNVSYFDHLDACGVTGWTTIDVAAYHDAEPEENEMTFIFYLKPYTRYAVFVETFTVELLQTDKRIGARSPILYERTSPAEPDQPEDLRAYSNSSSELLIEWKPPLNPNGIVTHYIVTGSWSKDDQDYYDSLDSCPEHAVPSVSDNKKKPKALEPKSKEKLEMEQIFKTEFENYLHDKIYTRDPVVLGRRKRHVGTTTETGDHENHVIDEFPDHTITSSHDQAIGIAAGENHSNMYDGNNRLITFYQKVTGTSYTVVGVRHYAEYTIQVMACHDHDPVRNRTLCSPTAAMTSLRTKKSDFEDDIVGGIVRYESNYTSPSIKIGWHEPEDPNGLVIKYLLEYRRSDNDQIVKECIRRKDFENSQRTKIMTNLLPGNYCVQVRAVSLAGTGKPTKEFCFLIEGNVNGFDLGLISGIFILVSFVLILLGFAIRYLVKHKKTRKNYGTVLGNRDHRKKVPKEWEVARDNVVFIREMGKGSFGILYEGLLRNTVPKQPEVKCAVKMVIPRAIVKEHIELLEEKNLVIKNLNAHHVVQLLGVVTINQPMLIVMELMDNGDLKSFLRSHRPDHEEYASKGRQPLTLKSMLKMAIEIADGMMYLSENKYVHRSLIAQDCMVASDLTVKIGGFRLTREISEEGYYKMNEEIELLPIRWMAPESLCDVFYTSQCDVWSFGVVLWEIATLASHPHQDLTNDQVLEYVKAGGVLQRPEGCPDRLFNLMESCWQFQPNKRPTFAEIIENILPDQQVPLKFTTVSYYHSNAGVSARKVRKEREAQLVNDLSSKQLACSEIYLSSQNNCHFQILPSDNNVARV